In Salinarimonas sp., a genomic segment contains:
- a CDS encoding DUF3426 domain-containing protein — MLITCPSCASEYVIDPAHLRPSGRTVRCASCRTTFFAEAEPDTDELIYDMPEEAEAADADAGDLGQADVDAAFADMDADPAEDAAFAEDGGAAPDLVVDAQSRRARPSAAIAAKALKARGAGALAGLSGRMRAAPLLALVLAVALAYGLLARESVVRAAPEMARVYALVGLEVNLRGLSIERVVSTRFEEDGSRVLEVEGVVANVARERRQVPPLALSLRDETETALYSWTIDPPRGDLAPGESAPFRARLVAPPAEARQVLVRFAPASRATLARTSP; from the coding sequence ATGCTGATCACCTGTCCGTCCTGCGCAAGCGAATACGTCATCGACCCGGCGCATTTGAGGCCGAGCGGCCGGACCGTGCGCTGTGCGTCGTGCCGCACGACCTTCTTCGCCGAGGCGGAGCCGGACACGGACGAGCTGATCTACGACATGCCGGAGGAAGCGGAGGCGGCGGATGCGGATGCCGGCGATCTCGGCCAGGCCGACGTCGACGCCGCTTTCGCCGACATGGACGCGGACCCGGCCGAGGACGCCGCCTTCGCGGAGGACGGGGGGGCGGCGCCCGATCTCGTGGTCGACGCCCAGTCCCGCCGTGCCCGCCCCTCGGCCGCGATCGCCGCCAAGGCGCTGAAGGCGCGCGGCGCGGGCGCGCTCGCCGGCCTCTCCGGGCGGATGCGCGCGGCGCCCCTCCTCGCGCTCGTGCTGGCCGTCGCCCTCGCCTACGGGCTCCTCGCCCGCGAGAGCGTGGTGCGCGCCGCGCCCGAGATGGCGCGGGTCTACGCGCTGGTCGGGCTCGAGGTGAACCTGCGCGGCCTGTCCATCGAGCGCGTCGTCTCGACGCGCTTCGAGGAGGACGGCTCGCGCGTGCTGGAGGTCGAGGGCGTCGTCGCCAACGTCGCGCGCGAGAGGCGACAGGTGCCGCCCCTCGCCTTGTCGCTGCGCGACGAGACCGAGACGGCGCTCTATTCCTGGACGATCGACCCGCCCCGCGGCGATCTCGCGCCGGGGGAAAGCGCGCCCTTCCGCGCCCGCCTCGTTGCGCCGCCGG
- the ftsE gene encoding cell division ATP-binding protein FtsE — protein sequence MPVVHFENVGVRYGLGPEVLRDLTFSVAPRSFQFLTGPSGAGKTTLLRLMLMSVAPTRGLVTIFGEEVSRIDKARLTELRRRMGVVFQDFRLLDHLTLYENVALPLRVQEREEASYRAEVTELLAWVGLGHRMHVMPPVLSGGEKQRAAIARALITRPELLLADEPTGNVDPGLARRLLRLFIELNRLGTSVVIATHDLALMDLVDARRLVLGDGHLMIDD from the coding sequence ATCCCCGTCGTGCACTTCGAGAACGTGGGCGTGCGCTACGGCCTCGGGCCGGAGGTGCTGCGCGACCTCACCTTCTCGGTGGCCCCGCGCTCCTTCCAGTTCCTCACCGGCCCCTCGGGCGCGGGAAAGACGACGCTGCTTCGGCTGATGCTGATGTCGGTCGCGCCGACGCGCGGGCTCGTCACCATCTTCGGCGAGGAGGTCAGCCGCATCGACAAGGCGCGCCTCACCGAGCTGCGCCGGCGCATGGGCGTCGTCTTCCAGGATTTCCGCCTGCTCGACCACCTGACGCTCTACGAGAACGTCGCCCTGCCGCTGCGCGTCCAGGAGCGCGAGGAGGCGAGCTACCGCGCCGAGGTGACCGAGCTCCTCGCCTGGGTCGGGCTCGGGCATCGCATGCACGTGATGCCGCCCGTCCTCTCCGGCGGCGAGAAGCAGCGCGCCGCGATCGCCCGCGCCCTGATCACCCGCCCGGAGCTGTTGCTCGCGGACGAGCCCACCGGCAATGTCGATCCGGGCCTGGCGCGGCGGCTGCTGCGGCTGTTCATCGAGCTCAACCGGCTCGGCACCTCGGTCGTGATCGCGACGCACGACCTCGCCCTGATGGATCTCGTCGACGCGCGCCGCCTGGTGCTCGGCGACGGCCATCTGATGATCGACGACTAG
- a CDS encoding ABC transporter permease, whose translation MARPSLTRDAPLVPVDSAASRALMAVIAILTFLAALCAGAAEIVAANSAAWRESVAREATIQIRPRPQVDIEDAVARASALARATPGVAAAEPFSAGQSAQLLEPWLGSGLDVGELPVPRLIVVRLEPGADPDFSDLRAGLAEIPGASLDDHAQWIARLSAMANTVVAVGVALVVLVLAAAGLAVAFATRGAMAGNRDIVEVLHYVGADDAFIAREFQNRFLRLGLKGGAIGGGAAVALFALFGWLSASWRASPAGDQIEALFGGFEVGWRGAAVIVVIALAVSGVTALVSGVSVRRMLAGASE comes from the coding sequence ATGGCGCGCCCCTCGCTCACCCGCGACGCGCCGCTCGTGCCGGTCGATTCGGCCGCGAGCCGGGCGCTGATGGCGGTGATCGCCATCCTGACGTTCCTGGCCGCGCTCTGCGCCGGGGCGGCGGAGATCGTCGCCGCCAATTCCGCCGCCTGGCGCGAATCGGTGGCGCGGGAGGCGACGATCCAGATCCGCCCGCGCCCGCAGGTCGACATCGAGGACGCGGTGGCCCGCGCCTCCGCGCTCGCCCGGGCGACGCCCGGCGTCGCCGCGGCCGAGCCGTTCTCCGCCGGACAGTCGGCGCAGCTGCTCGAGCCGTGGCTCGGCTCGGGGCTCGATGTCGGGGAATTGCCGGTGCCGCGCCTCATCGTGGTGCGGCTCGAGCCCGGCGCCGACCCGGACTTCTCGGATCTCCGCGCGGGACTCGCGGAGATCCCGGGAGCCAGCCTCGACGACCACGCGCAATGGATCGCCCGGCTCTCGGCCATGGCCAACACGGTCGTCGCCGTCGGCGTCGCCCTCGTCGTCCTCGTCCTCGCGGCCGCAGGGCTCGCCGTGGCCTTCGCCACCCGCGGGGCGATGGCGGGCAACCGCGACATCGTCGAGGTGCTGCATTACGTGGGCGCCGACGACGCCTTCATCGCGCGCGAGTTCCAGAACCGCTTCCTGCGGCTGGGGCTGAAGGGCGGGGCGATCGGCGGCGGCGCCGCGGTGGCGCTGTTCGCGCTCTTCGGCTGGCTCTCCGCCTCCTGGCGCGCCTCGCCGGCGGGAGACCAGATCGAGGCCCTGTTCGGCGGCTTCGAGGTCGGCTGGCGCGGGGCGGCCGTGATCGTCGTCATCGCGCTCGCGGTCTCGGGCGTGACCGCGCTCGTCTCCGGCGTCTCGGTGCGACGCATGCTCGCGGGCGCGAGCGAATGA
- a CDS encoding YdcF family protein, with protein MRATRRRRGTLRRLASILVGALALGALAVAIGFFAFVGTLDRSAAAPARADAIVALTGGSQRVTDALDLLARGKGDRLLISGVHETTTLAEIARLNPGQERLLDCCVDLDHRARNTIGNAIETRRWAAERGFSSLIVVTSNYHMPRTLLELDNALPDVEIIPYAVAPVGLDTQAWWREPNAARLLALEYLKFLAVWLRTTVEADPERSTAAHLMSGLRAPVSQGAATEI; from the coding sequence GTGAGAGCCACGCGTCGTCGCCGCGGCACGCTGCGGCGTCTCGCCTCGATCCTGGTCGGCGCCCTCGCGCTCGGCGCGCTCGCGGTCGCGATCGGCTTCTTCGCCTTCGTCGGGACCCTCGACCGGAGCGCCGCCGCGCCCGCGCGGGCCGACGCCATCGTCGCCCTCACCGGCGGGTCGCAGCGCGTCACGGACGCCCTCGATCTGCTGGCCCGAGGCAAGGGCGATCGGCTGCTGATCTCCGGCGTGCACGAGACGACGACGCTCGCGGAGATCGCCCGCCTGAATCCGGGCCAGGAGCGCCTCCTCGACTGCTGCGTCGATCTCGACCACCGGGCCCGCAACACGATCGGCAACGCCATCGAGACCCGCCGCTGGGCGGCCGAGCGGGGCTTCTCCTCGCTGATCGTGGTGACCTCGAACTACCACATGCCGCGCACCCTGCTCGAGCTCGACAACGCCCTGCCGGACGTCGAGATCATCCCCTACGCGGTGGCGCCCGTCGGCCTCGACACGCAGGCCTGGTGGCGCGAGCCGAACGCGGCGCGGCTGCTCGCGCTGGAATATCTCAAGTTCCTGGCCGTGTGGCTGCGAACCACCGTCGAGGCCGATCCCGAGCGCTCGACGGCGGCGCATCTGATGAGCGGCCTGCGGGCGCCCGTGTCGCAGGGCGCGGCCACGGAGATTTGA
- a CDS encoding 1-acyl-sn-glycerol-3-phosphate acyltransferase, producing the protein MLVLRSFAFNVLYYLNLIVWMLILLPTLVLPRAVFREVARAWAHSSLWLLRVVAGTRVSWRGLDKIPPGGLLVAAKHQSLWETFALLTILDDPAYVLKRELMWIPVFGWYAWKAQSVPINRKGRSAALAELAVKTEQALAGARQVILFPEGTRRPPGAEPAYKYGIVHLYDKLKAPVLPIALNSGVYWPRRKFLRRPGTIVVEVLEPIQPGLSKEAFFAELQRVIEEASNRLLAEGRGELVQEGIPQPADERPGG; encoded by the coding sequence ATGCTCGTCCTGCGCTCGTTCGCCTTCAACGTCCTCTACTACCTGAACCTGATCGTCTGGATGCTGATCCTGCTTCCGACGCTGGTTCTGCCGCGGGCGGTGTTCCGGGAGGTGGCGCGGGCCTGGGCGCATTCCTCGCTGTGGCTGCTGCGCGTCGTCGCCGGCACGCGCGTGTCCTGGCGCGGGCTCGACAAGATCCCGCCCGGCGGGCTTCTCGTCGCGGCGAAGCACCAGTCGCTCTGGGAGACCTTCGCGCTCCTCACGATCCTCGACGACCCCGCCTACGTGCTCAAGCGCGAGCTGATGTGGATCCCGGTCTTCGGCTGGTACGCCTGGAAGGCGCAATCCGTGCCGATCAACCGCAAGGGCCGCTCGGCGGCGCTCGCCGAGCTCGCGGTGAAGACCGAGCAGGCGCTGGCGGGGGCGCGGCAGGTGATCCTCTTCCCCGAGGGCACGCGCCGGCCGCCGGGAGCCGAGCCCGCCTACAAGTACGGGATCGTGCATCTCTACGACAAGCTGAAGGCCCCGGTCCTGCCGATCGCGCTCAATTCCGGCGTCTACTGGCCGAGGCGCAAGTTCCTGCGCCGGCCGGGCACGATCGTTGTCGAGGTGCTCGAGCCGATCCAGCCGGGACTCTCGAAGGAGGCCTTCTTCGCCGAGCTGCAGCGGGTGATCGAGGAGGCGTCGAACCGCCTCCTCGCCGAGGGCCGCGGCGAGCTCGTGCAGGAGGGCATCCCCCAGCCGGCCGACGAGCGGCCGGGGGGATGA
- a CDS encoding ABC transporter transmembrane domain-containing protein: protein MADEIGKRRGRDALAEGTQKAGRANLSALRPLVGFALRYKPRIVAAMVALVVASVATLAVPIAVRRVIDHGFSDAQGDLISAYFGMLIVVVFFLAAGSALRYYFVITLGERVVADVRAAVFRRLTLLDPAFFDASRAGELVSRLTADTTQVKAAFGASISIALRNVVLLIGAVALMIWTSPKLSGLVLVALPLIVVPIIVSGRKVRRRSRVAQDKLADASAFAAEAVGAVRTMQAFGMERATAERFAHAAEEAYDAARVSVRARAILTGAAIFLVSASVVGVLWYGAQSVLAGTMTGGTLGQFVLYAVFAASAMGQLSEVYGELAQAAGSAERLGEILKALPAVKAPEKPTPLPEPSVGSVAFEDVRFHYPTRTEAPALEGVSFALQPGERVALVGPSGAGKSTVLQLILRFYDPEAGRVLVDDVPVPEADPMRLRERLALVPQEPTIFGTSVLDNIRYGRPDASEDEVREAARLASADGFIRALPEGYATLVGERGVTLSGGQRQRIAIARAILKDAPILLLDEATSALDAESERAVQEALDRLMQGRTTLVIAHRLATVRSADRILVMDEGRIVEEGDHDTLVAKSGLYARLARLQFSDAEAVQRPHAAE from the coding sequence ATGGCGGACGAGATCGGAAAGCGCCGCGGGCGAGACGCCCTGGCGGAAGGGACGCAGAAGGCGGGCCGCGCCAACCTGAGCGCCTTGAGGCCGCTCGTCGGCTTCGCCCTGCGCTACAAGCCGCGCATCGTCGCCGCGATGGTCGCGCTCGTCGTCGCCTCGGTGGCGACGCTGGCCGTGCCCATCGCCGTGCGGCGCGTGATCGACCACGGCTTCTCGGACGCGCAGGGCGACCTGATCAGCGCCTATTTCGGCATGCTGATCGTGGTGGTGTTCTTCCTCGCGGCGGGATCGGCGCTGCGCTACTACTTCGTCATCACGCTCGGCGAGCGGGTGGTGGCGGACGTGCGGGCCGCGGTGTTTCGTCGCCTCACGCTCCTCGATCCCGCCTTCTTCGACGCGAGCCGCGCGGGCGAATTGGTCTCGCGCCTCACCGCCGACACGACGCAGGTGAAGGCCGCCTTCGGCGCCTCGATCTCCATCGCGCTGCGCAACGTGGTCCTGCTGATCGGCGCCGTGGCGCTGATGATCTGGACGAGCCCCAAGCTCTCCGGCCTCGTGCTGGTGGCGCTTCCGCTCATCGTGGTGCCGATCATCGTCTCGGGCCGCAAGGTGCGCCGGCGCTCACGCGTCGCCCAGGACAAGCTCGCCGACGCGTCCGCCTTCGCCGCGGAGGCGGTGGGCGCCGTGCGCACGATGCAGGCCTTCGGCATGGAACGCGCCACCGCCGAGCGCTTCGCCCACGCGGCGGAGGAGGCCTACGACGCCGCCCGCGTCTCCGTGCGGGCGCGCGCGATCCTCACCGGGGCCGCGATCTTCCTCGTCTCGGCGAGCGTGGTGGGCGTGCTCTGGTACGGCGCGCAATCGGTTCTCGCTGGCACGATGACGGGCGGCACGCTGGGGCAGTTCGTGCTCTACGCCGTCTTCGCGGCCTCCGCCATGGGCCAGCTCTCGGAGGTCTACGGCGAGCTCGCCCAGGCCGCGGGCTCGGCCGAGCGGCTCGGCGAGATCCTGAAGGCGCTGCCCGCCGTGAAGGCGCCGGAGAAGCCCACGCCCCTGCCGGAGCCCTCCGTCGGCTCCGTCGCCTTCGAGGACGTGCGCTTCCACTACCCCACCCGTACCGAGGCCCCGGCGCTGGAGGGCGTCTCCTTCGCCCTGCAGCCCGGCGAGCGCGTCGCCCTGGTCGGCCCCTCGGGCGCGGGCAAGTCCACCGTGCTCCAGCTGATCCTGCGCTTCTACGACCCCGAGGCCGGCCGCGTGCTGGTCGACGACGTGCCGGTCCCCGAGGCCGACCCGATGCGCCTGCGCGAGCGGCTGGCGCTGGTGCCGCAGGAGCCGACGATCTTCGGGACGAGCGTCCTCGACAACATTCGCTACGGCCGCCCCGACGCCTCCGAGGACGAGGTGCGCGAGGCCGCCCGCCTCGCCAGCGCCGACGGCTTCATCCGCGCCCTGCCGGAGGGCTACGCGACCCTCGTCGGAGAGCGCGGCGTGACGCTGTCCGGCGGCCAGCGCCAGCGCATCGCCATCGCCCGCGCCATCCTCAAGGACGCGCCGATCCTGCTCCTCGACGAGGCGACGAGCGCGCTCGACGCAGAGAGCGAGCGCGCCGTGCAGGAGGCGCTCGATCGGCTGATGCAGGGCCGCACGACGCTCGTCATCGCCCACCGCCTCGCCACCGTGCGCTCCGCCGACCGCATCCTGGTGATGGACGAGGGCCGCATCGTCGAGGAGGGCGACCACGACACGCTGGTGGCCAAGAGCGGCCTCTACGCCCGCCTCGCCCGGCTCCAGTTCTCGGACGCCGAAGCCGTCCAGCGCCCGCACGCCGCGGAGTGA
- the rpmE gene encoding 50S ribosomal protein L31, which translates to MAKAATNHPDYHFITVQMTDGTTYQTRSTYGKEGDTLPLDIDPKTHPAWTGASQALLDRGGRVSRFNNRFAGMTFGRK; encoded by the coding sequence ATGGCAAAGGCCGCCACCAACCATCCGGATTATCACTTCATCACCGTCCAGATGACCGACGGGACGACCTACCAGACCCGTTCCACCTACGGCAAGGAAGGCGACACCCTCCCGCTCGACATCGACCCGAAGACGCATCCGGCCTGGACCGGCGCGTCCCAGGCGCTGCTCGACCGCGGCGGACGCGTCTCGCGCTTCAACAACCGCTTCGCCGGCATGACGTTCGGCCGCAAGTGA
- a CDS encoding aminoglycoside phosphotransferase family protein, giving the protein MPAPDLLPDPDGRIAPSVERVRRLVAAQFPGYAHLPVTPVARSGWDNRTFHLGDAYSVRLPSAARYAAQVEKEHRWLAHLAAALAVPLATPVATGRPGEGYPYPWSIFRWLPGAPAEAAPPADPVAFAEDVADFLRALHRVDTTGAPAAGEHNFFRGGALSVYDGETEAALATLSRTIDVPAARALWARALASRWERPAVWVHGDVSAGNLLVDEAGRLAAVIDFGCMGVGDPACDLVLAWTFLDGPARDAFRARLDLDPETWARARGWALWKAAITLANTPGTDTAKAAEARRALDAVLAEHALA; this is encoded by the coding sequence ATGCCGGCTCCCGACCTCCTCCCCGATCCCGACGGCCGCATCGCGCCCTCCGTGGAGCGCGTGCGCCGGCTCGTCGCCGCGCAGTTCCCCGGCTACGCCCACCTCCCCGTGACCCCCGTCGCGCGCAGCGGCTGGGACAATCGCACCTTCCATCTGGGGGACGCGTATTCGGTGCGGCTGCCCAGCGCGGCGCGCTATGCGGCGCAGGTGGAGAAGGAGCATCGCTGGCTGGCGCACCTCGCGGCGGCGCTCGCCGTGCCGTTGGCGACGCCGGTGGCGACAGGGCGGCCGGGGGAGGGCTATCCCTATCCCTGGTCGATCTTCCGCTGGCTGCCGGGCGCCCCCGCCGAGGCCGCGCCCCCCGCCGACCCCGTGGCCTTCGCCGAGGACGTCGCGGATTTCCTCCGCGCCCTGCACCGGGTCGACACGACGGGCGCCCCCGCCGCGGGCGAGCACAACTTCTTCCGCGGCGGCGCGCTCTCGGTCTACGACGGCGAGACCGAGGCCGCCCTCGCGACCCTGAGCCGGACGATCGACGTCCCCGCCGCCCGCGCCCTCTGGGCCCGTGCCCTCGCCTCGCGCTGGGAGCGCCCGGCGGTCTGGGTCCACGGCGACGTCTCCGCCGGCAACCTCCTCGTCGACGAGGCGGGCCGGCTCGCGGCGGTGATCGATTTCGGCTGCATGGGCGTCGGCGACCCCGCCTGCGACCTCGTGCTCGCCTGGACCTTCCTCGACGGGCCCGCCCGGGACGCCTTCCGCGCGAGGCTCGACCTCGATCCCGAGACCTGGGCGCGGGCGCGCGGCTGGGCCCTGTGGAAGGCGGCGATCACGCTGGCCAATACGCCGGGGACGGACACCGCCAAGGCGGCGGAGGCGCGCCGGGCGCTGGACGCGGTGCTCGCTGAGCATGCCTTGGCCTGA
- a CDS encoding sensor histidine kinase: MLVELARGDGLAAHACPAEALESRLGEDSLALILTEEALAATADAALARAVARQPSWSSLPVLALVEDASGGGSARLRGLGAAIDLVVLERPIRARVLSGALHALARSRERQYAIRDQIVRLDEQRAHVEFLFRELDHRVKNVLAKVQGMAKLSGRNAEDVESFLSDFQGRLLALARAHDTLAGEYEKRTTLRDLVHSTLASFRDEGNLSLEGPEVVLWPQAALTLAMTLNELATNAAKYGALSVEGGRVEVDWRIDADGGAPILAIDWTERDGPRVEAPVRKNFGTTLIERIMPTELDGACKLSFDPNGVVCRMAIPIEPEDGRWRPASDLSAGMIEP, encoded by the coding sequence GTGCTCGTCGAGCTGGCGCGCGGCGACGGCCTCGCCGCGCACGCTTGCCCCGCCGAAGCCCTCGAGAGCCGGCTCGGCGAGGATTCGCTCGCCCTGATCCTTACGGAAGAGGCTCTGGCGGCGACCGCCGACGCCGCCCTGGCGCGGGCGGTGGCACGGCAGCCGTCCTGGTCGTCGCTGCCGGTGCTCGCCCTCGTGGAGGACGCGTCCGGCGGCGGGTCCGCCAGGTTGCGCGGTCTCGGCGCGGCGATCGATCTCGTGGTGCTCGAGCGTCCGATCCGCGCCCGCGTGCTGTCCGGCGCGCTGCATGCCTTGGCACGGTCCCGAGAGCGGCAATACGCCATCCGCGACCAGATCGTGCGGCTCGACGAGCAGCGCGCGCATGTGGAGTTCCTGTTCCGCGAGCTGGACCATCGGGTGAAGAACGTGCTCGCCAAGGTGCAGGGCATGGCGAAGCTGTCCGGCCGCAATGCCGAGGACGTCGAGTCCTTTCTCTCGGATTTTCAGGGACGCCTGTTGGCGCTCGCGCGGGCGCACGACACGCTCGCAGGCGAGTACGAGAAGCGCACGACGCTGCGCGATCTGGTCCATTCGACGCTCGCCTCGTTCCGGGACGAGGGCAACCTGTCGCTGGAGGGTCCGGAGGTCGTCCTCTGGCCGCAGGCGGCGCTCACCCTGGCGATGACGCTTAACGAGCTGGCGACGAACGCCGCAAAGTACGGGGCGCTTTCCGTCGAGGGCGGTCGCGTGGAGGTCGACTGGCGCATAGACGCCGACGGGGGAGCGCCGATCCTGGCCATCGACTGGACCGAGCGCGACGGCCCGCGCGTCGAAGCGCCTGTCCGAAAGAACTTCGGGACGACCCTGATCGAGCGGATCATGCCGACGGAGTTGGACGGCGCGTGCAAGCTCTCGTTCGACCCGAACGGCGTCGTTTGCCGAATGGCGATCCCGATCGAGCCGGAGGACGGGCGTTGGCGTCCGGCATCGGATCTCAGCGCTGGCATGATCGAACCATAA
- a CDS encoding ATPase domain-containing protein, whose protein sequence is MRTKTMGTTEVDGASGNETALAATGIAGFDEILFGGLPRHAVHLVEGEPGTGKTTVGLQFLLEGARRGETTLFITIAQSARDLGRSAASHGFDTAGITVEEIKTLDLAREAAQRQTVLHTADVELSSMIAGIRGAIERSKPERVVLDSLFELRLLSGDSLGYRRELILLKEFVVAAGATALFLDYPGPELGDRQLEGLAHGVVLLEASVPEYGASLRRVCVAKMRGHRFVEGWHDLVIRTGGVAVFPRVVPELTGTPLNGDHVACAIPELDEMLGGGLEHGTTCLIVGQAGTGKSTLGTVYARAAAQRGDRAAMFLFEERPEVFRRRSSDIGLDLAEVEASGALALTHYNPAETSPGEFARAVVSAVVDEGARVVVIDSLTGYLGALPEGRDLVVQLHSLLSFLSRRNVLTILVMAQHGLLGGAVRMEADTSYLADTVVLLRYGTEGSDLRRTVTVVKKRHGDHETAARELVIGGETVAVRDVAA, encoded by the coding sequence GTGAGAACGAAGACGATGGGGACCACCGAGGTGGACGGCGCGTCCGGGAACGAGACCGCTCTGGCTGCGACCGGCATCGCAGGATTCGACGAAATCCTCTTCGGTGGCTTGCCGCGCCACGCTGTCCACCTCGTCGAGGGCGAGCCGGGAACCGGCAAGACGACCGTCGGGCTGCAATTTCTGCTCGAAGGCGCGCGCCGCGGCGAAACGACGCTCTTCATCACGATCGCCCAGAGCGCGCGCGACCTCGGCCGCTCCGCGGCGTCGCACGGTTTCGACACGGCGGGCATCACCGTGGAGGAGATCAAGACCCTCGACCTCGCCCGCGAGGCGGCCCAGCGGCAGACGGTGCTGCACACGGCCGACGTCGAGCTCTCGTCCATGATCGCCGGCATTCGCGGCGCGATCGAGCGCTCGAAGCCCGAGCGCGTCGTTCTCGACTCGCTTTTCGAGCTGCGGCTCCTGTCCGGCGATTCGCTCGGCTACCGCCGCGAGCTCATCCTGCTCAAGGAATTCGTCGTCGCGGCCGGGGCGACGGCGCTGTTTCTCGACTATCCGGGCCCCGAGCTCGGCGACCGCCAGCTCGAGGGGCTCGCCCACGGCGTCGTGCTCCTGGAGGCGAGCGTCCCGGAATACGGCGCGAGCCTGCGTCGCGTCTGCGTCGCGAAGATGCGCGGCCATCGTTTCGTCGAGGGCTGGCACGATCTCGTCATCCGCACGGGGGGCGTCGCGGTGTTCCCGCGGGTCGTCCCGGAACTCACGGGCACGCCCCTGAACGGGGATCATGTCGCCTGCGCGATCCCGGAGCTGGACGAGATGCTCGGCGGCGGGCTGGAGCACGGCACGACTTGCCTCATCGTCGGACAGGCCGGCACCGGGAAGTCGACCCTCGGCACCGTCTACGCCCGCGCCGCCGCCCAGCGCGGCGACCGGGCGGCGATGTTCCTGTTCGAGGAGCGGCCCGAGGTCTTTCGCCGTCGGTCGAGCGATATCGGGCTCGATCTCGCCGAGGTCGAGGCCAGCGGCGCCCTGGCGCTGACGCACTACAATCCCGCCGAGACCTCGCCGGGAGAGTTCGCTCGCGCGGTCGTCTCCGCCGTCGTCGACGAAGGCGCCCGCGTCGTCGTGATCGATAGCCTCACCGGCTATCTCGGCGCGCTTCCGGAAGGGCGCGACCTCGTCGTCCAGCTCCACTCGCTGCTCAGCTTCCTGTCGCGGAGGAACGTCCTGACGATCCTGGTCATGGCTCAGCACGGCCTTCTCGGCGGCGCGGTGCGCATGGAGGCGGACACCTCCTATCTCGCGGACACGGTGGTCCTCCTGCGCTACGGCACGGAGGGGAGCGACCTCAGGCGCACCGTGACGGTGGTGAAGAAGCGTCATGGCGACCATGAGACGGCGGCGCGCGAGCTCGTCATCGGCGGGGAAACGGTAGCGGTGCGGGATGTCGCGGCCTGA
- a CDS encoding type II toxin-antitoxin system prevent-host-death family antitoxin: MTARKEVRISAAEVSRNFGAAQEQAQDAPVVVTHHGKPRVALLDYAEYERLREAGRPPLQGGDAEALRRKLRLLLDAIAEGYVSLDAEWRIVTVNRVAEFYFGRDRAEVEGRVLWDVFPAAAGGRVAHELGRAMKGGEVVAFEASSPTFPERLVDVRAYPLPLPEGGIAILFSNATERRRLTEALAKSESRLRALLSGMVDTAVVGFDAAGVVNSWSPGAEALFGTTEAEMLGRSIEAIHTPEERARGAQWAAMARARGDGVIELAGDYAAADGSRVPASGRLIAVADGPGGAFLMVIRRRDGD; encoded by the coding sequence GTGACCGCGAGGAAAGAGGTGCGCATCAGCGCCGCGGAGGTGAGCCGCAATTTCGGCGCGGCGCAGGAGCAGGCGCAGGACGCGCCCGTCGTCGTGACGCATCACGGCAAGCCGCGCGTGGCGCTTCTCGACTACGCGGAGTACGAGCGCCTGCGCGAGGCGGGGCGTCCGCCGCTTCAGGGCGGCGACGCCGAGGCGCTGCGGCGCAAGCTCAGGCTTCTGCTCGACGCCATCGCCGAGGGCTACGTCTCGCTCGACGCCGAATGGCGGATCGTCACCGTTAATCGCGTGGCGGAGTTCTATTTCGGGCGGGATCGCGCCGAGGTGGAGGGGAGGGTTCTCTGGGACGTCTTTCCCGCGGCCGCGGGCGGCCGGGTGGCGCATGAGCTCGGGCGGGCGATGAAAGGGGGTGAGGTCGTCGCCTTCGAGGCCTCCTCCCCGACCTTTCCCGAGCGCCTGGTCGACGTGCGCGCCTACCCGCTGCCGCTGCCGGAAGGCGGCATCGCGATCCTGTTCTCGAACGCGACCGAGCGCCGCCGCCTGACCGAGGCGCTGGCCAAGAGCGAATCCCGGCTCAGGGCGCTCCTCTCGGGCATGGTCGACACCGCCGTCGTCGGCTTCGACGCGGCCGGCGTCGTGAACTCCTGGAGCCCGGGCGCCGAGGCGCTGTTCGGGACGACGGAGGCCGAGATGCTCGGCCGCAGCATCGAGGCGATACACACCCCCGAGGAGCGGGCCCGCGGCGCGCAATGGGCCGCGATGGCGCGGGCCCGCGGCGACGGCGTGATCGAGCTGGCGGGAGACTACGCGGCGGCGGACGGGTCGCGCGTTCCCGCCTCGGGACGCCTGATCGCCGTCGCAGACGGCCCGGGCGGCGCGTTCCTGATGGTGATCCGCCGACGGGACGGCGATTGA